The proteins below are encoded in one region of Flavobacterium sp. IMCC34852:
- a CDS encoding GEVED domain-containing protein has product MGNIVITETANGNFSTGTNVVIDLVAPTNFEFLAGTGTVTFTAGRNIDSATTLVTASMITITYTVSGTNRSDVLTISGIQIRATNTASTGNITRNTSRTGVTHGTINGLVNGTTVTNTLTSVTGTAPSTALAGTDQILSACSTSTTLSGNTPSIGTGTWSVISGTASITTPSSPTSTVTGLALGTSATLRWTISNGSCVSSFDDVIITTSFGSSCLTYCSVGGNTPATSYISNVTLNTINQNNTAWNGYIDYYSSVSTSLIQSNSYTISITIWNQTTSQKNISAWIDWNLNGVFDVATETVLSTTSTVAAAQSVTVSNTFTVPGTAVVDLSRLRVELAFNAEGAAAPCNTNSLTDAQDYKINVQAILPCTTPTVQATNLILTPGGTSILGTFTAASPAPNNYLIIVNTTGAIPTPVNGTTYTVGGTVGVGNTVVDIDSDTTFTATGLTISTQYYFFIFSFNSSCIGGPLYLTTSPLNGNTTTLSTNYCIPTGNLNCTTNGDYIANVTLNTLINNTTCSSAGYTNYAPTGAQTTSVTRGNTYNLSVGTGIGNKKHGLAAWIDFNQNQVFDAAEYFTFGNGVIANSINTIAIAIPAGASLGTTRMRIRYGRQTNVTSTSSCSMTGTYGETEDYTITIIDPIVCIAPLTQPTALILNSTGTTINGSFTAPSPAPDNYLVVINTTGTTPTPVNGTSYTVGGTVGAGNTVIDNDSNVTFLASGLSTTTTYYIFIFAYNSACTGGPAYNTTTPLNGSISTITSNYCVPSVTTGREDDNYLTEVNFIGTLNDVSNYSTYSSAPLGYQDFTALTNLSRQAQGEGVNVSIQALFSSFTKAWVDWNKDGTFDNTTEIVYNSGTISTASTTFGFIIPPGQALGNYRIRIRVDLNGGGGSTTFTPCGNLVNGGETEDYLFTVVASCNAVINAITDGKSCGPGTVELEATSSIVIPAVTEFRWYSTPTGSTLVATTPTGTWTTPSISTTTTYYVTAYNGCESLTRTAAKAIISPIPTLTFLPANPTSCGEDVGVELSASGDVEEVHLINETFDTGLGTFTNTNITSSVRNTDTQWQNRTSTYIPTAISGVNTWYPAVSSGINGNGFAMATSDFANAIPYVHNQIASTTVSTLNFTSLTLSLRLFYSRYFVDGAFLADEYVTIDVSTNNGANWIEIKRFTEDVGIGTKFEALSYDLSAYVGVSQFKVRVRYYNNNWCDGIAIDDIELYGNRPNVDLNWTTTIPAFTDAACTIAYDPLTTAPVIYVKPTLAQLELNSFSFTANAILDNGCVTSQVITVTNNSKIWQGGEPGAETQWENANNWKPAGVPDANSCIIIPNTTYDPIISGTSYDAYGKNINVKSGGVLTVNSNNNITITDEVLVKTGGLFDIKNSASLIQTNDAAINSGSIKMTRTTRPMTRWAYVYWGSPIVENAFGQIPSQFDYKYYWQSGTSTGEWIGLSSVSQGQGFITRVSDIAPFTSGTGTIDFIFIGTPGNGAVNVPVDSFDSSSMVAGNTVLLANPYPSAVDAASFLTHSNNTELGGTLFFWTSITTYTGTGIYNVLDYGSWNLSGGTGTAPATDPSNNSLKPNGKIAAGQGFFAQIFGDGSITFNNSMRAADFNSQFFRNANSTTSNDLNNRIWLNLYSDNTFRQMMVNYKAEATNGYDRLYDGNSFTNNEINIYSILDTRKLVIQGRGLPFDENDVVPIGYRVTNGGIYNIAIDELDGLFTEDQTIYLRDNLLGIDHNIKEGAYSFATASGTFDNRFEIVYTTNALGGEHPEISNTFATIVNNTLKIESSEFIQLVNIYDISGKLINRYHLTNATKQLSDNFNFPNGIYIAEITLENGIVVKKKLIH; this is encoded by the coding sequence TTGGGAAATATTGTAATCACTGAAACCGCCAATGGAAATTTTTCTACCGGAACTAATGTTGTTATAGATTTGGTTGCTCCAACAAACTTTGAATTCTTGGCCGGTACCGGAACAGTAACTTTTACTGCTGGTAGAAACATAGACAGTGCAACTACTTTAGTTACGGCTAGTATGATTACTATAACTTATACTGTCTCAGGAACTAACCGGTCTGATGTGCTGACAATAAGTGGTATCCAAATAAGAGCTACAAACACCGCTAGTACAGGAAACATTACAAGAAACACCTCCAGAACGGGAGTGACTCATGGCACTATAAACGGCTTAGTAAACGGCACAACTGTTACAAACACTTTGACATCTGTAACCGGAACCGCACCTTCAACAGCGCTAGCCGGGACCGACCAAATTTTGAGTGCTTGTTCGACATCAACAACACTATCTGGAAATACACCCAGTATCGGAACGGGAACTTGGTCAGTAATATCGGGTACGGCATCAATAACAACTCCCAGCTCTCCAACTTCTACAGTAACCGGACTAGCTTTGGGAACATCGGCAACATTAAGATGGACTATTTCAAATGGATCTTGTGTTAGTTCATTTGACGATGTTATTATTACAACTTCTTTTGGTTCCAGTTGTTTGACTTACTGTTCGGTTGGTGGAAATACTCCGGCAACCTCATATATCAGTAATGTTACCCTCAATACTATAAATCAGAACAATACTGCTTGGAATGGTTATATCGACTATTATTCAAGCGTTTCAACTAGTTTAATCCAATCCAATTCTTACACGATAAGCATTACTATTTGGAATCAAACAACTTCTCAAAAAAACATCTCTGCTTGGATTGATTGGAATTTAAATGGTGTTTTTGACGTTGCCACAGAAACAGTTCTATCAACAACATCGACAGTTGCTGCAGCACAAAGTGTTACTGTTTCCAATACTTTCACTGTTCCGGGAACAGCTGTGGTAGATTTGTCAAGACTAAGAGTCGAACTGGCTTTTAATGCTGAAGGTGCAGCAGCTCCATGCAATACTAACAGTTTAACGGATGCTCAAGATTACAAAATTAATGTTCAAGCCATTTTACCTTGTACAACACCTACAGTTCAAGCTACTAATTTGATTTTAACGCCAGGTGGAACTTCAATTTTAGGTACGTTTACTGCAGCTTCTCCGGCACCTAATAATTACTTGATCATTGTAAATACAACAGGTGCTATTCCAACTCCAGTAAATGGAACAACATATACTGTTGGAGGAACAGTCGGCGTAGGAAATACCGTTGTTGATATTGACAGCGATACTACATTTACAGCAACAGGATTAACTATTAGTACTCAATACTATTTCTTTATTTTCTCCTTTAACTCATCATGTATTGGCGGACCGTTATATCTAACCACATCTCCATTGAACGGAAACACTACTACATTATCTACAAATTATTGTATTCCTACCGGAAACTTAAACTGTACAACCAATGGAGACTATATTGCCAATGTAACTTTGAATACTTTGATTAATAATACAACTTGTTCTTCTGCAGGCTATACCAATTATGCCCCAACAGGAGCACAAACAACATCTGTTACACGAGGAAACACTTATAACTTAAGTGTTGGTACCGGAATTGGAAATAAAAAACACGGTTTGGCTGCTTGGATTGATTTTAATCAGAACCAAGTTTTTGATGCTGCCGAATATTTCACTTTTGGAAATGGTGTAATTGCTAATTCAATCAATACTATTGCCATTGCTATACCTGCAGGCGCTTCATTGGGCACAACCAGAATGAGAATTAGATATGGCAGACAAACAAACGTGACTTCAACATCAAGTTGTAGCATGACAGGAACGTACGGCGAAACAGAGGATTATACTATCACCATAATCGACCCCATTGTATGTATCGCTCCTCTTACACAACCTACGGCACTAATACTTAACTCTACAGGAACAACCATAAATGGTAGTTTCACAGCTCCAAGTCCGGCTCCTGATAATTATTTAGTTGTCATCAATACTACCGGTACAACTCCAACTCCAGTAAATGGAACATCCTATACCGTTGGAGGAACTGTTGGTGCCGGAAACACGGTAATTGACAATGATTCCAATGTTACTTTTTTAGCCTCGGGATTATCAACTACTACAACCTATTACATTTTTATTTTTGCTTATAATTCGGCTTGTACCGGTGGGCCGGCATACAATACAACAACTCCTCTAAATGGATCTATCTCAACCATAACCTCTAATTATTGTGTTCCATCTGTAACTACGGGCAGAGAGGATGATAATTATTTAACTGAGGTAAATTTTATAGGAACATTAAATGATGTTTCTAACTATTCAACCTATTCTTCCGCTCCTTTGGGCTATCAAGATTTTACCGCTTTGACCAATTTATCTCGTCAAGCCCAAGGTGAAGGTGTCAATGTGAGTATCCAAGCACTCTTTTCTTCATTTACAAAAGCATGGGTTGATTGGAACAAAGACGGGACTTTTGACAATACGACAGAAATAGTATATAACTCAGGAACCATTTCAACTGCCTCAACCACCTTCGGTTTTATTATTCCTCCGGGTCAAGCTTTAGGAAACTACAGAATTCGTATCCGTGTAGACCTCAATGGAGGCGGAGGATCAACAACATTCACCCCTTGTGGCAACCTCGTTAACGGAGGCGAAACTGAAGACTATTTATTTACTGTCGTTGCTAGTTGTAATGCCGTAATAAATGCAATCACCGATGGAAAATCTTGTGGTCCGGGTACTGTTGAATTAGAAGCCACAAGCTCAATAGTAATTCCTGCCGTGACTGAATTTAGATGGTACTCCACTCCAACCGGATCTACACTTGTAGCCACAACGCCTACAGGAACTTGGACGACACCATCAATATCCACCACAACTACTTACTATGTTACAGCATACAATGGATGTGAATCACTAACAAGGACCGCGGCAAAAGCAATTATTAGTCCTATTCCAACTCTCACTTTTTTACCGGCTAATCCGACTTCTTGTGGTGAAGATGTTGGTGTTGAATTATCAGCTTCCGGTGATGTAGAAGAAGTTCACCTGATTAATGAAACATTTGACACAGGATTAGGCACATTTACCAACACAAATATTACTTCAAGTGTTCGTAATACTGATACCCAATGGCAAAATAGAACAAGCACTTACATACCCACTGCTATTTCAGGAGTAAACACCTGGTATCCAGCCGTTTCATCAGGTATAAACGGTAACGGATTTGCAATGGCTACTTCAGATTTTGCTAATGCAATCCCTTATGTACACAATCAAATTGCTTCAACAACTGTAAGTACATTAAACTTTACTAGTTTAACATTAAGTCTCAGACTATTTTATTCCAGATATTTTGTCGACGGAGCATTTTTAGCTGATGAATATGTAACAATTGATGTTTCTACCAACAATGGGGCAAATTGGATTGAAATAAAACGTTTTACTGAAGATGTTGGTATCGGAACAAAATTTGAAGCGCTATCTTATGATTTATCAGCCTATGTTGGAGTAAGCCAATTTAAAGTCCGAGTACGTTATTACAATAATAATTGGTGTGACGGAATAGCGATTGATGATATTGAATTGTATGGTAATCGTCCTAACGTAGACTTAAATTGGACAACTACAATTCCGGCATTTACGGATGCAGCTTGTACAATTGCTTATGATCCATTGACTACAGCGCCGGTAATTTATGTGAAACCAACCTTAGCTCAATTAGAATTGAATAGCTTCAGTTTTACAGCAAATGCAATTTTGGATAATGGTTGCGTTACATCTCAAGTGATAACCGTTACTAATAATTCTAAAATATGGCAAGGTGGCGAACCGGGTGCAGAAACACAATGGGAAAATGCCAACAACTGGAAACCTGCCGGAGTACCCGATGCTAATAGTTGTATCATTATTCCAAATACCACTTATGATCCAATTATTTCAGGAACAAGTTATGACGCTTACGGAAAAAACATTAATGTAAAATCAGGAGGTGTTTTGACGGTAAACTCAAATAATAATATTACCATAACCGATGAAGTTTTGGTTAAAACAGGCGGATTATTTGACATAAAAAATAGTGCAAGTTTAATCCAAACCAATGATGCTGCCATCAATTCAGGAAGTATTAAAATGACAAGAACTACTCGTCCAATGACACGTTGGGCCTATGTTTATTGGGGTTCGCCAATAGTAGAAAATGCCTTTGGTCAAATCCCGAGTCAATTTGATTACAAATATTATTGGCAATCGGGAACTTCAACCGGTGAATGGATAGGTTTATCTTCTGTTTCACAAGGACAAGGATTCATAACCAGGGTTAGTGATATAGCTCCGTTCACTTCCGGAACAGGCACCATCGATTTTATTTTCATCGGAACTCCTGGCAACGGTGCTGTAAATGTACCTGTTGACAGCTTTGACTCAAGCTCAATGGTTGCAGGTAATACAGTGCTTTTAGCCAATCCATATCCTAGTGCGGTTGATGCGGCCTCATTTTTAACCCATTCAAACAATACTGAATTAGGAGGAACATTATTCTTTTGGACCTCAATCACAACTTACACCGGAACAGGTATATATAATGTTTTAGACTATGGAAGTTGGAATCTTTCCGGAGGAACAGGAACGGCGCCGGCCACTGACCCTAGTAACAACAGCCTGAAACCAAACGGAAAAATTGCTGCCGGGCAAGGTTTCTTTGCTCAAATTTTTGGTGATGGAAGTATTACTTTCAATAATAGTATGCGTGCGGCCGACTTTAATTCGCAATTCTTTAGAAACGCAAATAGTACCACCAGCAATGACTTAAATAATAGAATTTGGCTGAATCTATACAGCGACAATACTTTCAGACAAATGATGGTGAACTATAAAGCGGAAGCTACTAATGGTTATGACAGATTATATGATGGTAATAGTTTTACCAATAATGAAATAAATATTTATTCCATTTTAGATACCCGAAAATTAGTAATTCAGGGAAGAGGTTTACCGTTTGATGAAAATGATGTAGTGCCTATAGGATATAGGGTTACTAACGGTGGTATTTACAACATTGCCATCGATGAATTAGACGGTTTGTTTACCGAAGACCAAACTATTTACTTAAGAGATAATTTATTGGGCATTGACCATAATATCAAAGAAGGCGCTTACAGTTTTGCAACCGCTTCAGGAACATTTGATAACCGATTTGAAATTGTTTATACCACTAATGCTTTGGGCGGAGAACATCCGGAAATCAGCAATACTTTTGCAACTATTGTAAACAACACCCTAAAAATTGAATCCAGTGAATTTATTCAACTTGTAAATATTTATGATATCTCAGGCAAATTGATAAACCGTTACCATTTGACAAATGCCACCAAGCAACTTTCAGACAACTTCAATTTTCCTAACGGAATTTATATAGCTGAAATTACTTTAGAGAATGGTATAGTAGTCAAAAAGAAATTGATTCATTAA